A window of the Carassius gibelio isolate Cgi1373 ecotype wild population from Czech Republic chromosome B16, carGib1.2-hapl.c, whole genome shotgun sequence genome harbors these coding sequences:
- the cadm4 gene encoding cell adhesion molecule 4 isoform X1 yields MRRGQRSLLLSSTPSLLLRSLVLLSLCLRGQAVQAENVTVLEGGTAQISCRLQNYDGSIVVIQNPRRQTLFFNGTRALKDDRFQMVLFTQRLVRITLTNVSVSDEGGYFCQLYTDDTHHQVATLSVVVPPEVPTVEVKTEAVEGGEVELTCVSPRSKPPATLRWVRDRREIAGVISQQENGKTVSVSNTIRIPVERKDNGAALSCEASHPALVGQKRVRHYSLDVHFAPTVKIIPPQGILREGDSLSLTCSVTGNPLPRDIQWSRVNDTLPERAEKTSNILHMSRLSQSHNGTYLCQAHNNYGRAADHYTLLVYVSVPPKSHSAIAHPNHPSSSFTKEYQDPGAVVETHSAVPYAVIGGILAVLVFTVICVLIVTIWCSVRQKGSYLTHEASGLDEHGEVQEAFLNGNDASQGKKEYLL; encoded by the exons TGCGGGGGCAGGCCGTGCAGGCTGAGAACGTGACCGTGCTGGAGGGGGGGACGGCACAGATCTCCTGTCGTCTCCAGAACTATGATGGCTCCATCGTGGTCATCCAGAATCCACGCAGACAAACGCTATTCTTCAATGGAACACGAG CACTAAAAGACGACCGTTTTCAGATGGTTCTTTTCACACAGCGTCTGGTGCGGATCACGTTGACTAATGTAAGCGTATCTGACGAGGGTGGCTACTTCTGCCAGCTCTACACCGATGACACACACCACCAGGTGGCGACGCTGTCGGTGGTGGTGCCCCCAGAGGTGCCAACGGTGGAGGTGAAGACAGAGGCAGTGGAGGGTGGAGAGGTGGAACTCACATGTGTGTCCCCGCGGAGCAAACCACCAGCCACTCTGCGCTGGGTCCGAGATCGCCGAGAAATCGCAG GTGTGATCTCTCAGCAGGAGAACGGCAAGACTGTGAGTGTTTCCAACACGATCCGTATCCCCGTGGAGAGGAAAGATAACGGAGCTGCGCTGAGCTGTGAGGCGTCTCACCCGGCACTCGTGGGGCAGAAGCGAGTTCGGCACTACAGCCTGGACGTTCACT TTGCTCCTACGGTGAAAATCATTCCCCCTCAGGGCATCCTCCGAGAGGGAGACTCCCTCAGTCTCACCTGCTCTGTTACCGGCAACCCACT ACCACGTGACATCCAGTGGTCGCGAGTGAATGACACTCTTCCTGAGAGGGCGGAGAAAACGAGCAACATTCTCCATATGTCTCGCCTCAGCCAATCACACAACGGCACCTACCTCTGTCAGGCGCATAATAATTATGGCCGTGCAGCAGACCACTACACACTGCTGGTGTATG TGTCTGTCCCTCCCAAATCTCATTCTGCCATCGCTCACCCCAACCATCCATCCTCCAGCTTTACAAAGGAATACCAAG ACCCCGGGGCAGTGGTGGAAACCCACAGTGCCGTTCCGTATGCAGTGATCGGGGGCATCCTGGCTGTGCTGGTCTTCACTGTCATCTGTGTGCTCATCGTCACCATCTGGTGCTCCGTCCGACAGAAAG GCTCATATTTGACTCACGAGGCCAGTGGGTTGGATGAACACGGTGAGGTTCAAGAGGCATTCCTCAACGGAAACGATGCCAGCCAGGGCAAGAAGGAGTACCTACTGTAG
- the cadm4 gene encoding cell adhesion molecule 4 isoform X3, giving the protein MRRGQRSLLLSSTPSLLLRSLVLLSLCLRGQAVQAENVTVLEGGTAQISCRLQNYDGSIVVIQNPRRQTLFFNGTRALKDDRFQMVLFTQRLVRITLTNVSVSDEGGYFCQLYTDDTHHQVATLSVVVPPEVPTVEVKTEAVEGGEVELTCVSPRSKPPATLRWVRDRREIAGVISQQENGKTVSVSNTIRIPVERKDNGAALSCEASHPALVGQKRVRHYSLDVHFAPTVKIIPPQGILREGDSLSLTCSVTGNPLPRDIQWSRVNDTLPERAEKTSNILHMSRLSQSHNGTYLCQAHNNYGRAADHYTLLVYDPGAVVETHSAVPYAVIGGILAVLVFTVICVLIVTIWCSVRQKGSYLTHEASGLDEHGEVQEAFLNGNDASQGKKEYLL; this is encoded by the exons TGCGGGGGCAGGCCGTGCAGGCTGAGAACGTGACCGTGCTGGAGGGGGGGACGGCACAGATCTCCTGTCGTCTCCAGAACTATGATGGCTCCATCGTGGTCATCCAGAATCCACGCAGACAAACGCTATTCTTCAATGGAACACGAG CACTAAAAGACGACCGTTTTCAGATGGTTCTTTTCACACAGCGTCTGGTGCGGATCACGTTGACTAATGTAAGCGTATCTGACGAGGGTGGCTACTTCTGCCAGCTCTACACCGATGACACACACCACCAGGTGGCGACGCTGTCGGTGGTGGTGCCCCCAGAGGTGCCAACGGTGGAGGTGAAGACAGAGGCAGTGGAGGGTGGAGAGGTGGAACTCACATGTGTGTCCCCGCGGAGCAAACCACCAGCCACTCTGCGCTGGGTCCGAGATCGCCGAGAAATCGCAG GTGTGATCTCTCAGCAGGAGAACGGCAAGACTGTGAGTGTTTCCAACACGATCCGTATCCCCGTGGAGAGGAAAGATAACGGAGCTGCGCTGAGCTGTGAGGCGTCTCACCCGGCACTCGTGGGGCAGAAGCGAGTTCGGCACTACAGCCTGGACGTTCACT TTGCTCCTACGGTGAAAATCATTCCCCCTCAGGGCATCCTCCGAGAGGGAGACTCCCTCAGTCTCACCTGCTCTGTTACCGGCAACCCACT ACCACGTGACATCCAGTGGTCGCGAGTGAATGACACTCTTCCTGAGAGGGCGGAGAAAACGAGCAACATTCTCCATATGTCTCGCCTCAGCCAATCACACAACGGCACCTACCTCTGTCAGGCGCATAATAATTATGGCCGTGCAGCAGACCACTACACACTGCTGGTGTATG ACCCCGGGGCAGTGGTGGAAACCCACAGTGCCGTTCCGTATGCAGTGATCGGGGGCATCCTGGCTGTGCTGGTCTTCACTGTCATCTGTGTGCTCATCGTCACCATCTGGTGCTCCGTCCGACAGAAAG GCTCATATTTGACTCACGAGGCCAGTGGGTTGGATGAACACGGTGAGGTTCAAGAGGCATTCCTCAACGGAAACGATGCCAGCCAGGGCAAGAAGGAGTACCTACTGTAG
- the LOC127974851 gene encoding uncharacterized protein LOC127974851 codes for MYSMWLYSLIQCVIAVLVLGVSVRLCLAAGCAAAGPGTRSWSTSACLKLCLCLVGSVGSIVDAPVSVLLNLKSSQCLYTCIAMISCPLLLRQFTVCLLLLLTLNAHLQSRLGNRYAGLVTRRRVLCSVLLCWVISVIIAFGQFFVSYSLDTSGASEDDDTAGLGMDEWPEANYTTPALPPKRPYPQDRSVIGQFLPYGGFLSKFLVEDNENFTYAEIHGSHWGICAPDTTLSPVFMVYVYAVTVFVIPLVVLSGVYLDLMCFMPQQVPASSTLPQKRSSARSRSLALSISLLVMLCLPLHITHALLLFAPSAARPSWTSLTASVLFQMYSLVPPLLFTNTSQQVGFECSLLSAPNLTSRVISSRVKSVGSAFRSVEDFSQPGPTLKAKASPDM; via the exons ATGTATTCCATGTGGCTATATTCCCTGATTCAGTGTGTAATAGCGGTGCTGGTACTCGGGGTGAGTGTGAGGTTGTGCTTGGCTGCTGGCTGTGCTGCAGCTGGTCCAGGAACTAGAAGCTGGAGCACATCTGCATGCCTGAAGCTCTGCCTCTGCTTGGTCGGGTCGGTGGGCAGTATTGTGGACGCTCCTGTGTCTGTGCTGTTGAACCTGAAGAGCTCCCAATGCCTTTACACCTGTATCGCCATGATCTCCTGCCCCCTCCTGCTCAGGCAGTTCACCGTGTGCCTTCTGCTTCTACTCACCCTTAACGCACACCTGCAGAGCCGCCTGGGGAACAG ATATGCAGGATTAGTCACTCGTAGGCGGGTTTTGTGCTCAGTGCTGCTCTGCTGGGTCATTTCAGTGATCATCGCCTTCGGCCAGTTCTTCGTTTCCTACTCCTTGGATACCTCGGGAGCGTCTGAGGATGACGATACGGCTGGACTGGGGATGGATGAATGGCCGGAAGCCAATTATACCACCCCTGCCCTCCCTCCCAAACGCCCCTACCCACAGGATCGCTCCGTAATCGGACAGTTCTTGCCTTACGGAGGATTTCTTTCCAAGTTCCTGGTAGAGGACAATGAGAACTTCACATATGCTGAAATCCATGGCAGCCATTGGGGCATCTGTGCCCCCGACACCACACTCAGTCCAGTCTTCATGGTGTATGTTTATGCCGTCACCGTGTTTGTTATCCCTTTGGTGGTTCTGTCGGGTGTGTATCTGGACTTGATGTGTTTCATGCCACAGCAGGTTCCAGCGAGCTCCACACTTCCTCAGAAACGAAGCTCAGCGCGGTCTCGCTCATTGGCTCTCTCTATTTCTCTACTAGTAATGCTTTGCCTGCCCCTGCACATCACCCACGCTTTGTTACTCTTCGCCCCGAGTGCCGCTAGACCCAGCTGGACCTCTCTGACGGCCTCTGTTCTCTTCCAGATGTATAGCCTAGTGCCACCTCTTCTCTTCACCAACACCTCTCAGCAGGTAGGCTTTGAGTGCTCCTTGTTATCCGCGCCCAACCTGACCTCGAGGGTTATCTCCTCTCGAGTCAAATCTGTGGGGAGTGCTTTCCGTTCAGTGGAAGATTTCAGTCAGCCAGGACCAACACTGAAAGCCAAAGCTTCTCCAGATATGTGA
- the cadm4 gene encoding cell adhesion molecule 4 isoform X2 — MAFSSFWKYCAPLTLLLLLSYSQTVRGQAVQAENVTVLEGGTAQISCRLQNYDGSIVVIQNPRRQTLFFNGTRALKDDRFQMVLFTQRLVRITLTNVSVSDEGGYFCQLYTDDTHHQVATLSVVVPPEVPTVEVKTEAVEGGEVELTCVSPRSKPPATLRWVRDRREIAGVISQQENGKTVSVSNTIRIPVERKDNGAALSCEASHPALVGQKRVRHYSLDVHFAPTVKIIPPQGILREGDSLSLTCSVTGNPLPRDIQWSRVNDTLPERAEKTSNILHMSRLSQSHNGTYLCQAHNNYGRAADHYTLLVYVSVPPKSHSAIAHPNHPSSSFTKEYQDPGAVVETHSAVPYAVIGGILAVLVFTVICVLIVTIWCSVRQKGSYLTHEASGLDEHGEVQEAFLNGNDASQGKKEYLL; from the exons TGCGGGGGCAGGCCGTGCAGGCTGAGAACGTGACCGTGCTGGAGGGGGGGACGGCACAGATCTCCTGTCGTCTCCAGAACTATGATGGCTCCATCGTGGTCATCCAGAATCCACGCAGACAAACGCTATTCTTCAATGGAACACGAG CACTAAAAGACGACCGTTTTCAGATGGTTCTTTTCACACAGCGTCTGGTGCGGATCACGTTGACTAATGTAAGCGTATCTGACGAGGGTGGCTACTTCTGCCAGCTCTACACCGATGACACACACCACCAGGTGGCGACGCTGTCGGTGGTGGTGCCCCCAGAGGTGCCAACGGTGGAGGTGAAGACAGAGGCAGTGGAGGGTGGAGAGGTGGAACTCACATGTGTGTCCCCGCGGAGCAAACCACCAGCCACTCTGCGCTGGGTCCGAGATCGCCGAGAAATCGCAG GTGTGATCTCTCAGCAGGAGAACGGCAAGACTGTGAGTGTTTCCAACACGATCCGTATCCCCGTGGAGAGGAAAGATAACGGAGCTGCGCTGAGCTGTGAGGCGTCTCACCCGGCACTCGTGGGGCAGAAGCGAGTTCGGCACTACAGCCTGGACGTTCACT TTGCTCCTACGGTGAAAATCATTCCCCCTCAGGGCATCCTCCGAGAGGGAGACTCCCTCAGTCTCACCTGCTCTGTTACCGGCAACCCACT ACCACGTGACATCCAGTGGTCGCGAGTGAATGACACTCTTCCTGAGAGGGCGGAGAAAACGAGCAACATTCTCCATATGTCTCGCCTCAGCCAATCACACAACGGCACCTACCTCTGTCAGGCGCATAATAATTATGGCCGTGCAGCAGACCACTACACACTGCTGGTGTATG TGTCTGTCCCTCCCAAATCTCATTCTGCCATCGCTCACCCCAACCATCCATCCTCCAGCTTTACAAAGGAATACCAAG ACCCCGGGGCAGTGGTGGAAACCCACAGTGCCGTTCCGTATGCAGTGATCGGGGGCATCCTGGCTGTGCTGGTCTTCACTGTCATCTGTGTGCTCATCGTCACCATCTGGTGCTCCGTCCGACAGAAAG GCTCATATTTGACTCACGAGGCCAGTGGGTTGGATGAACACGGTGAGGTTCAAGAGGCATTCCTCAACGGAAACGATGCCAGCCAGGGCAAGAAGGAGTACCTACTGTAG